In Pan paniscus chromosome 15, NHGRI_mPanPan1-v2.0_pri, whole genome shotgun sequence, the sequence TCAAACCGCTGTGACTGCTGTACAGAAAAGGCAAATATAGTGTATGGGAGCAAGAGAAGTGAATGATTGATTAGGATAGGTGAAAGCTGCAGAGAGGAGATATATTTAAGTTGGACCTTAAACACAATAAAAGATTTCTTCagctgaaaaaaaattccatttatgttagaaagttttttaaaaagtgaatatggcaatttataaaaatttttcattttgaaatgttatgCTTCTTGATTTTCCATGACAGAAagtgtatgtacacacatgtgtTTGTGGGTATGTCTGCATGTGTACTTCCATTGCATTTTAATCTgaacattttcaaacatttataatAGTTTAAAGAATTTtacaggctgagtgtggtggctcacacttgtaatctcagcactttgggaggccaaggccagcatacgacttgaggccaggaattcgagaccagcctggttaacatggtgaaaccccatctctactgaaaatacaaaaattagccagatgtggtggcaggcacctgtgggtccagctattcaggaggctgaggcaggagaattgcttgggcccgggaggtggagtttgcagtgagccgatatcacgccactgcactccagcctgagtgacagagtgagtctctgtcaaaaaaaaaaaaaaagaattttaaaataaacatccaTATATCCATAACCTAGATTCTACATTAACATTTTACTATACCAGTTTTatcacatatataaaacaaatatagtgAAATGCCTGTTTTACTTCCTTCTatcaatctattttattttattaacgtACTTCAAAATAAATTACAGACATCGGTACCCTTCCCCTTTAAAAACTTCAGCATGTATATATATCATTCATTAACTAGagttcaatatttatttagttttttttcctttggatataaaatttatatacagtgAAAGGCACAAGTCTTAagtatatatttgctgttttgaCAAAGGCATAGACTCATGTAACCCAAAGTCCTGTTGAGagatagaacatttccatcacctcagAAAGCCACTCAGTGGAGGTGTGTTTTTGAAGTATATGTGTACCCAGATCCCAGCCATTGTAGACTAATGGAGTGATTAGAGGTAAACAGAATTAAGCTGGGAGAAGGTAAAGTTTCTAAGGACAAAAGGATTAGTAGATGGCCAGCATCCTAGGCCCTGAGAGGATATTAATAACTTGCTGTGGACAGTAAGCAGGTTAGCTTGGCTACAGCTGAGTGAAAGGCATGGGATACTAAGTAAAACATTACTGTCCTCTAATCCTTTTCAATACTACATACACCAGGGTTATCCTTTAGGCCTACATTCTGGAGGGCAGTGGTTCCCAAACGGGGGTGATTTTGCCCCATAGTGAACAGttggcaatgcctggagacatttttggttgtcacaaggGGATAGCAGTGCTCCAGGCATcttagtgggtagaggccagggatgctgctaaacatcctcctTTACTCGGAACAGCCACTCACAGGAAAGAATTATAAGGCTCAAAATGtcaataggctgggcgtggtggctcacgcctataatcccagcactttgagagaccaaggtggaaggatcacatgagcctaggaattcatgaccagcatgggcaacacagtgagaccctgtctctattttttttttaatgtcaatagTGCCTGCTGTGAGTTAAGAGTAAGGGTTGCTGATCCCTTGAAAAATCAACGGAAGTTACATACTAGCagcaaaaattctttttctttgagaaagagtgtgtttattttagcttttaaaatcaagaaaaaggaACAACAAGTCATTATTATTggttaaaacaaatacaaaaaaatgtgcTTCCATTTTGGTTTGCTGTTTGGGGTCGGGGCATGGGAAGAGGCAGCAAGTTCCTCATGGCTGGAAATGGAAATAACTGTGGTGCTGTACGGGCTTCTTAGGGAAGTTGGGCAGGGCTtgcagtagaaagatggaatctGTCATCTTCCACCTGTCTCATCTGGCTTCCAAAATATGTGATTTGAAGAatagggaagaggagaaggaggaagggaggaagagaaagagaggtttACAGTTTGCCCTCTCACTCTATTTTGTAAGAGGCTCCATTCTTAGTAGGGTATCCAGGACAGGGATAACCAGGAGACCAGTACAGTATGAGCTGCTAGATGATTTATGACCAAAGGTCAAATCAGCAAGCAGCTTCCCAGCTCTGCTTCATAGCATGTCATCTCCACACATCCCTGCCTCAGTGTTAGCCCTGGGAGGATGGCTGATCCGGGAACCTGACCTGTGATTGATTCACTCACGGTGAGGCTAGAAGAGGATCCTTCTCAAAGGTGTTGCAAGTGATGAGTGCTCTGTCATCACTGAACTTCAGGCCTATTCCTACACTGGTTCCTCTGGtgttttcatctctttctctctgtgactTATGCCTATTTCTGTCCCAGACTGAAAATCCCTAAAGAGCAGGTATCCTGTTGGTCCCTGGCTTTTTTGATGTTGATTACAATGATGAAGTGGGTGATGATTATGGCTTTGCTTATGTGCCAAAACATGTTTAAGAATGTCTCAATACCAGTTTGAGAAATAGCTTTATTTGTGATACTGCAATGATTAATTTAACAAAGATAAACATGTAAGTTGTTGCAAAATGATATGGTTTTCAACAGAAATTAAGGCCATTGGGGCAGAGATAAATTGATAAAAGTTTATTGGAAGCCAGATGTGAGAATTTATCCAGTAAGATACACCAACAAAGTTGGGCATGTTCCAACATCTGTTACAAGTTGGAATGCTTTTATAAGACTGTTTAGGAGAAGGAAGGGGGACTCCTCATATCGGAGTTATCCTTTTCCATTGGAGGGTACAATACAGAGGTTACAATCATTGCCTATGGATGACAGCATACAGGCTAAAATGTTTTATGCACAAGACAATCAGTAAAAACAAATCAGCAGAGCTTTATgatttagaaagaaaacaatgtcCCTTTCAATGTCAGTATTAATCAGTAACCTGACaattaataaatacatagttTGAGGAACTCGCAATAGAATTTGAGTGCCTCATGATAAGATTCTTTACTCAGAGACAGGAGGTAAGCCATCAGTCTTAAGACCTTTTCCAAGCAGTTCATTTGGAAGCCTGTGAAATGTGTCCTATAGGTTATCAGGGTCTTTTTGctgaaaagtttatttattttttcttttcttttttttagagacagggtcttgctctgttgcccaggctggagtgtagtggcatgatcatggctcaatgcagcctcaacctcctgggctcaagtgatcctcctgcctcagcctcccaagtagctgggaccacaggtgtgtgccaccaggccagctaatttttagttttcctttttgtagagatggggtctcactatgttgcccaggctggtcttgaacttctggtctcacgtgatcctcctgcctcggtttcccaaagtgcaggaattacagatgtaagccacagtgcccaaccaaaatttaatgtttatttacttaagttttttatttattctgtttcttaattatttattctttttttacagCTGTATACTATCTATTATGTGGCTttactattgatggacatttaggaggTTTCCAAACTTCTGCTATAATATACAATGCTATAATGGTAACCTTATAAATACATGGAAGTCGAATGTTTAGGTGAATGAGTGCATGCACAGCTTTACTAGACATTACAACGCTTCTCTCTATGGAGGCTTTAACAATGGACTCTCCCACGAGCAATGCATCAGCATTATTTCTTCACATGCTTGCCAGTGGATCATACTACAATCTTTTTGACCTTTGGCAATCTGATAAGTGAAAAGTGGCTCCcagtgtaattttaatttgcatctctcaTATGAGTGAGGGTGAAGAGCcacttgtatttccttttttgtaaacTGCTATTTCAATTGGGTTGTTATtccttttcttactgatttgtaagagttctttatctaCTAAATCAATTAGTCTCTTGTCTTCAAAGCCTGTTATGAATATTTTCCCCCAGTTTCTCATTTATCTTGCCTTGTGTATGATGGTTTTTGTCATGctcattttttaagttttagttttCAGTTTCCTGTCTTACTAGAAAGGTCTTACCACTCTAAAAATGTGTCCAGTGGTTCTTCTTAATACTTCAGTGGTTTCATTTCTCATACTTACGTCTTTGAGCTATTTGAATTTTGGAAGGATCAAGTTTGCTTTTTCCCAGCTGGATACCTAGGTGCCACAATACTTTGTTAATTAATTCATCTGTCCCTTCCACCGATTTGAAATGGCATTTTCATCATATCTAAATCTCCATGTGTATTTGGGTCTATTTCTtgcctttccattctgttctattgatttgTCTGCCTATTCACCTACCTGTACTTAGTAGTATGGTTTAGCATTTTGGTACAACTTATCAATGATATGATGGTGGTCTTTGGattataatatttaacattttattttagcaaaatgTTTGTGTATTTTCATAATTCTAGATGCCTTATGGTCCTTCTAATATCTTCTCTCCAGAGGACTGTATGCTGTTCTTAAGGACTCTCTGCTTCCTGGACAAGCTCAAGCTAAGGTGAGTACCATCTTCATAAATGCAAGGATCTTAGATTTGAGTCAAGAAGTGTCTGCTGGGAATGATCTGATCACTCCTTGTTCTGTTGGTCAGGTCCATGGGTTTCCCCAGGGGCAGAAACTGTGTCTTCCTAGTATGTTGCACAATTCCTGGTGCAGAGAAACACTCAGTAAGTGTGTGTTGAGGATGAATTGACGAATGAGGACATGAACACCTGCCTGCCACAGAAGTCTTTCATGCATGGGTGTTCCTGGAGCCTCCTCTGGCTTCACAGGAAGGGACAGAACTGGGAAATTATTCCTGGGGTCCTGTCCCAGCTCCTTGTCTATTCTTCTGTCCAAGAGAGGAACACAGAGCGAGGAAGGGCAATGAATCCCACTTACCCTTCTCCCATCTCACACACATCCAGAGGCACGATCCTAGCTCACTTCAACCTTGacctctgagctcaagtgatcctccctactcagcctcccgagtagctaggattacaggcacgcaccaccacgcccagataattttttgtagagacagggtctcactagttGCCTAAGCtgagtcttgaacttctggcctcaagcgatccccctacCTTGGGCTCTTTACCAGCATTTTCTTGTATTTCTCCTCATCTTCAATAGCATTCAACTGAAACATCACCCACGTTCATCATCTCTCCCTTTTCTACACCATGGCCTTGAGTAAAGCAAGTGAGATAGCAAGGGAGATAGGAATCAGAACAGCTAACCATAACAGCTGACTCTTATATACTGTTTAGCATATGCCAGTTTCGTTTTCCACCAATGTAATAATTGAACACTTAGAACAAGTggggattatatatatatatgtataacacattatatataaaaccatatattatatatataatcatgcCCATTGtacaagtgagaaaactgagttaacagagaggtttagtaacttgcccagggccGTGGAGCTTTTAAATAGATTCAGTGCTAGAGTCCATGCACTTAAACACCATACCTTTCCTTGTAATATGCATGTGCGTGTGTTAACTTCattgaagtaaaatataaaatgcagaaAAGTGCACAAGTCGAAAGCATATGACTCAGCAGATTTTCATAAAGTGAGCACACCCGTGTACTAGCACCCAGATGAAAGAGCAGAGCACTCTCAGCCCTCCAGGAGTTCCAGTCATCTCCCTCCCAGTCACTGCCCCCTCCTCCCTAAGGTTAACTGCTCTTCTGACGTCTCTCTCCATTCTTCTGGGAGTTTCCTTCCCATCCTATTTTAATCCACTCATATTTTAAGCATCATGGGGTTTGTGGCTAAAGTTAGAAATACTCTATATATTCCATCTTGCAGTAGAGGTGGCAGTGGTTGGGAGAACACATTTCCTAGAGAAGAGAAACAATTGAGGATGGGGGGTTTAGGGGGTACTTGCTTTAGTTTCCCCACATTCTCTTTGCCAGTAAACCTAAGTAAGCTTCAAACCTTGACTCCATCCCCTCCCCACCAGGACTACATCTCCCAGCAGGCTGTGCTCTGACAGCTCTCGGATTTAAATAGGATTCTGGGCTCTGCTCGGAGTCAGGCTGCTGCTCAGCACCCAGGACGGAGAGGAGCAGAGAAGCAGCAGAAGCAGCCAAGAGCTGGAGCCAGACCAGGAACCTGAGCCAGAGCTGGGGTTGAAGCTGGAGCAGCAGCAAAAGCAACAGCAGCTACAGAAGTTGGAACGATGCTGGTCACCTTGGGACTGCTCACCTCCTTCTTCTCGTTCCTGTATATGGTAGCTCCATCCATCAGGTTTGTCTTAATTCAGCAACTCAAACAATCGTTTACAAAGACCTGCACTGGAAGCCGGTTCTCAGCTgctgaaagaagagaaagggaaggaggctgACGGAGGAGAAAGTCAGGGCAggaaaagcaggaaggaagggggTGTTGTGGATACCATGGTGGAAAACCAGAAGGAAGCATctgcggccgggcagaggtgggGCTGAGTTCTGGCCCCACCTGAGCTCTGGGGAGAGTTCTACTGCCAGCGGAAGGCTGCATGGATGACTCTGTCAAGTAGCTCAACAAACACCTTAGGTGGGAgtccttgctttttcattttattcctttgggtgtCTCTGAAGAACTCGGAGACTCTGTCCCTATTCAAGGTGGCCCTGCTGGCTTGTCATGCTGTTAAGTACCAGGTAGTTTGGGAAAGAAACAAACTCTTCTGCCTTTGAGACTACCCTCAATTAATGTTTTGGGATGGCTTTTTTGCTGTGGGATTTCTAGAGGTGTCAAATAAATGTGTGTTCCGAGtggagaatttttaaatttctcttttttaatttttgctctgtcaccccagggtggagtgcattggtgtggtcataggtcactgcagccttgaactcttgggctcaagcaaccctcctgcctcagcctcccaagtagttgggaataTAGGCaggtgccactacacccagctactttttaaattttttgtggagatgggggtctcactatgttgcccaggctggtctcaaactcctgggcttaagcgaccatcccacattggcctcccaagatgttgggattacaggcatgagccaccgggctcAGCCTAAAAAATTTCTTATGATAAAGGAGGTTAAATGGACCTACCAAGGACAGTGTTATTCTAGGTTCTCCATAGAgatctgggttcaagtcccactTCTGCCACCACTATGTGACAtgaacctccctgagcctcagttttctctactGTAATGTGGAAATAATACTGGAGAAGTTGAGaggattaaaataaattacatatggAAAGTGCCTAGACTAGTAATTGGCAGTCAGATGATGTGCAGGAAATGTTAGTTCTGCCCCTCCGTATTCTGTTTTAGGACCTGTGAAGTCAACTTCATGTAAAAGAGTGCTCTCTGCACGGAGGTCTGAACAAAGGAGGTTTTCTCTCTGTTTGCCATCAGCCAGAATGAAATCTCTAATACAATGGCTGAAAGCCTCGGAAATAACCCACTCCCTAAAACTGGAGAGGCAGCCTAAGATCAGTACCTGTGTATGCCATCCCCCAGAGTGCTAAGAGCAGTACCTGTGTGTGCCACCCCCCACAGAGTGCTGTTCATCAGTTACTCATGATGATGGTTACTGAATATTGACTCCGCTAATGTTTATCATGCATATGTTTTGAATGTAGGTTAGAGGGGAAAGCTTTTCTCTGGAACCTCTAGAGATAAGAGCTAGATGTATTTATTATCTAACAAGGAAAGTCTCCATTGGCCCTGACTCCAGCATTTACTCTGTTTGCTAATATGATTATCTGTGGCTTCTGggcaagtgatcttcccacctgcaCCGATAAACAGGTGACTACCTTGCCCCATGGAAAAATGTTGTCCTATGAAGGTTAGCTTTTATGAGTCTCCTGACTGCAACTTAAAGATACCCTTCTTTGAGGCTggatagagttttttttttttttttttttttttaacgtatcTTAGTGTGAGCTCGTGAAGGATGGTACGTGATGCTCTTGTTTCCCTTGCCAATAGGAAGTTCTTTGCTGGTGGAGTGTGTAGAACAAATGTGCAGCTTCCTGGCAAGGTAGTGGTGATCACTGGCGCCAACACGGGCATTGGCAAGGAGACGGCCAGAGAGCTCGCTAGCCGAGGTAAGTGTTTCCCCTTTAGTCTCCAAAGGGCCATGCCTCCCACCCTTCTTCCCACTGGGGCCTCTGTCCATATTGCTTTGTGTTTCCTCCTAGGCTTGGGGGCTCTGACTAGAAATTCAAGGAACCTGGGATTCAAGTCCAACTGTGACACCAACTTACACTGTGGCCTTCAATAAACTGCTTCTTTCCTATTCCctctctattaaataaaataaggaaaacgaTGTCTGTGTATAGCCAAGTCAGTTATTCTAAAAGGAGATACTAAGTGACATTAAATATCAGAATGTAAAACCTGGGAACCAGGTTCCCAGCCTGGGATTAAACTGACAGCAAGAAGACTGAACAGTACTACTGTGAAAAGCCCGAAGTGGCAATATGTTCACTCTACCGTTGAAGGATGGCTGGGAGAATGAATGCTCTGTCCCCCAGTCCCAAGCTCACTTACTATACCTCCTTTATAGCCTAGGATATGAACATACTGCTCTTTTTTTGTCTTGGACCCAGGAGCCCGAGTCTATATTGCCTGCAGAGATGTACTGAAGGGGGAGTCTGCTGCCAGTGAAATCCGAGTGGATACAAAGAACTCCCAGGTGCTGGTGCGGAAATTGGACCTATCCGACACCAAATCTATCCGAGCCTTTGCTGAGGGCTTTCTGGCAGGTGAGGTCCTGATGGGTAGGTAGAAAAGCAGGAAACTGGGTATGGGAGTGGCTGCTCCACCCTGGACCATCTATGGCCCTTACATCAGAACCATCATCCACCCCACTAGACAGGTTCTGCCACATGAACCAGCAGGACAGGGAATTGGCAAGAGGATGGTGGGTAGATAGACTGGGCAGGATCCTTATCATCTTTTCGCCTCAGCAATGGGAATGTCGGAGGTGTCAGCTCCCTGTCTGGGCTTGCACCTTGGCATCAAGGTGTGGCAACAATGCCACTCTCTTCTTTCATCCTGAGAATCAACCTTGTGTGGCCATAGGCATGAGATGAAGTTGTGCTGCTGGCAAGTTCTTCTGGATCTTGGAAAATGACCAGCTTCTACCACGGACTATGAAATCCATGAGGGACATCCTGGGACCATGTCTGGCTTGTGTTACCACTGGATTCCTAGTGCCCAGCAGAGTGCACCTGGCCCAGAGTCGGTAGTTAGTAcacatttgctgaataaatgaatgaacaatgtCCAGGAAGATATGAGTAACTAAAATTACTCATTAGAAACCCAGTGACAATGCTTATTGGATGTCACTGAGATAGGTCCAAATGAAGGATACTTATTGAGTGCTGAGGCAATACCTTGTTTTAAAAGGAAGGGGCAGAGCAAGTGACTCCTATCAGAATCTTACCCCAACAAAGACAACTAATGAGCAAAGGGAAAGGGCAATTATGCAGGTCTGTTACAGGCAGCTAGGGGACTCCTTGCTAACCATAGGATCTCTTTGGTTGTGCCCTATAGAGGAAAAGCAGCTCCATATTCTGATCAACAATGCGGGAGTAATGATGTGTCCATATTCCAAGACAGCTGATGGCTTTGAAACCCACCTGGGAGTCAACCACCTGGGTAAGTATCTTTGGGTGACTAAAAAATGAGGTACACCCACTATCTTTTCTTTAGGAAGATGACACTGTGTAAATGTGGAGAATGTCCAGGGGCCTTCATAGAGCCTAGGAATTCCAATAGACTAGACCCATTGGCTTGTTGTTCACTGTACCTCTCCTGATCAGTCTAAAAAAGTGAGATCTTCCTACCCATACCATTAAGAAGCCCCAAATTTCAGGAAATACCAGGGAGAAGAATGTC encodes:
- the RDH12 gene encoding retinol dehydrogenase 12 isoform X2; the encoded protein is MLVTLGLLTSFFSFLYMVAPSIRKFFAGGVCRTNVQLPGKVVVITGANTGIGKETARELASRGARVYIACRDVLKGESAASEIRVDTKNSQVLVRKLDLSDTKSIRAFAEGFLAEEKQLHILINNAGVMMCPYSKTADGFETHLGVNHLGTGVTTYAVHPGVVRSELVRHSSLLCLLWRLFSPFVKTAREGAQTSLHCALAEGLEPLSGKYFSDCKRTWVSPRARNNKTAERLWNVSCELLGIRWE